The genomic segment GCGTCCCACAGCCCCGGGTACTCGGCGGCCATCCAGCCGGTCAGCTGCGCGGTGGTGCCGGAGCCGTCGGTGCGCACCACCGGGATGATCTGCCGGGCCGGCAGCGTCAGCCCCGGGTTGGTCCTGGCGATCGCCGGGTCGTTCCAGCTGGTGATGGTGCCGGTGAAGATCTTCGCGATGGTCTCGTCGTCCAGGCGCAGGTCCGTCACCCGGTGGCCGCCGATGTCCAGGTGGTACATGAACGCCGTGCCGCCGGCCACCACGGGCATGTAGGCGAACGGCTTGGTCGGCAGGACGTCCAGGGTGCCGTTGTCGACCGAGCCGTAGGGGATGTCGGAGATGGCGAAGTCGACGGTGGCCGGGTCCGCCTTGAACTGGTTGCGGCCGTCGGAGGAGCCGGAGCCGGTGTAGCTGACCTGCATGCCGTACTGCGCGACGTCGCTGGTCCACTGGTTGACGGCGTTCTCGGCCCAGGTGGATCCGGCGCCGGCGATCGGCGCGTACTGCGTCGCCACCGCGGCCGGCGGGCCGGCCAGCTGTGCCCCGAACAGGCCGAGGGCGGCGCCGAGCAGCAGGAGTCTGCCGCGCGGCGATCGACGGCGCCGCGGGTGCTGGCGGTTCATGAAGGGCGCTCCGAGGGGTCGGTCGGTGTGGCGTTGTGAGGCACGGCGTTGTTCGGCACAGCGTCGTTCGGTATGGGGCCGGTGGGCACGGCGTCGTTCGGCGCGAAGCCGATCGCCGCGAGTCCGGACGCCTCGAAGTCGCTCGCCCCGAGGCCGCCCCGGCGCTCCAGGAACCGCGCCTGGACCCGCCTGGACGCGACGGTCCGGCGCCTGCGCTGCCGCCTGTTCAGCTGTCCCGCGCCCTTGCCGCCGACCGCCCGCGCGGCCACGAACAGCACCAGGACGAGCAGCATCAGCAGTGCCGCCGCCCCGTACCCGCGCGTGATGTAGTTCGGCTGGCCGGAGGTGACGAGTTTGAACGTCGCCAGCGGCAGCGAGGTCTGCGGGCCCCGGCGCGGGTCGTAGTTCGTGTACTGCGTGTAGCCCGCGGTCAGCAGCACCGGCGAGGTCTCGCCGATGCCGCGGGCCGCCCCCAGGATCACCGCCGTGGCCAGTCCCGAGCGCGCCGTCGGGATGGTGACCCGCAGCGCGGTCCGCCAGCGGCTGGCCCCCAGGGCGTAGGAGGCCTCCTTCAGGTGGCCGGGTACCAGACGGAGCACGACGTCGGAGGCGCGGATGATGATCGGCAGCGTCATGATGCTCAGCGCGAGCGCCGCGGCCAGCCCGGACTTGGGGAGTCCGAACTCGAGGATGAGCAGCGCGAAGACGAACAGGCCGGCGACGATCGAGGGCAGCGCGGTGGTCGCCGCGGCGACCGTCCGGACCAGGTTCGCCAGCCGGCCGGGGGACTCGTTCATGAACACCGCGCAGGCGATGCCGAGCGGGACCGTGATGGCCAGGGTGATCGTGATCTGCTCGACCGTGCCGACCACCGCGTGCCGGACGCCGCCGATCGAGATCGGCTGCACCGGGCCGGCCACCCGCAGGTCCTGCGTGTAGAAGTTCAGGTGGGTCAGGGACTTCAGGCCGCCCAGGATCGGGAAGCCGACGATCAGCACCAGGACGCAGGCCACGAGGAGCGCGATCGAGTGCGTCACCACCGCCATCACGCGGTCGCGCAGGATCGGGCCGCTCTCGTCGATCCACACCAGGATCGCGTAGCAGGCCAGGAACAGCGGATAGCACACGACGACGAAGCCGAGCGGCCCGGAGAACGGCGCGAACCAGTCGCTGATCAGGTCGGTCAGGCTCACGGCTGCGGCGGCGGCGCCGAGCAGGGCGAACAGGGCGTCGGGTTTCAGGCGGCGGACGCGGCGGCGGCGTTCGGGCGGGGCGCCGTCCCCCGTTGAATCCGGGGATTCCGGGGATTCCGGCGGTTCCGGCGGGATGGTGGTCTCGTTGGCGTCCTGCGCCTCCAAGCCCTCCAAGCCCTCCAAGCCCTCTAAGTTCTCGAAGTCCTCGAAGCCTTCGACGTCCTCGACGGTGGCGGTCATCTCAGCCGCTGTCCCTTCCGGACCGGCTGCGCGCGATGATCGCCGACGCGGCCAGGTTGATGACCAGGGTGAGCAGGAACAGCACCAGGCCGGCGGCCATGAGTGCGGACAGTTCGAAGGGCGTCGCCGTGCCGTAGTGCGCGGCGATCAGCGCCGCCACCGAGCTGGCCCCGGCTTGCAGGAGGTGCGGCTGGATCCGGAACACCAGCGAGATGATCATGTACACCGCGATCGTCTCGCCGAGCGCCCGGCCCAGGCCCAGCATCGCGCCGCCGATCACGCCGCCCCGGCCGAACGGCAGCACGACCGTGCGGATCATGCCCCACTTGGTGGCGCCGAGGGCGTAGGCGCCCTCGCGCTCGCCCAGCGGGGCCTGCGAGAACGACTCGCGCATCAGGGAGCTGACGATCGGGGTGATCATCAGCCCGACCACGATGCCGGCGATGAAGGTCGAGGCGGTGTAGACGGTGAGTGGCGCCAGCGGGTCGCGGACCCGGGCGCCGGTGACGTGGAACCCCGGGATCCAGCCCAGATAGGTCGCCATCCAGTGCGCGACCCCGACCGCCCGGTGCTCCAGGAACAGGAAGCCCCACAGGCCGTAGACCACGCTGGGCACCGCGGCCATCAGGTCGATGAGGCTGGTGAACAGCGGCTGCAGCCGGGGCGGGGCGTACTCGGAGATGTAGAGCGCCGTCCCGAAGGCCAGCGGCACCGCGATGACGATCGCGACCAGCCCGATGAGGATCGTCCCGGTGAGGATCCCGGCCACCCCGAACTTGGACGCGCCGCCGGTGCCGTTCCCCGGCGACCACGCGGCGGTGGTGAGGAAGCCGGTCCCGGCCACCCGCAGCGCCTGCGAGGCCCGGGTACCCAGGAAGCCGCCGATGACGGCGATGACGGTCAGGACCAGGATCCCGCTGCCGGCCAGGACGGTGAGGAAGACCCGGTCCCCGCCCCGCGCGCGCAGACGCACGGCGCGCGGCGGTTCCGTGCCCGTCACCGGCGGCAGGTCGACGACTACCGTCTCGGCCGCCGGGATGGATTGTTCCGTCATGCCAGGCACACCCGGCCGCGTTCGTCCCGGGTGGACGCGGGCAGCTCGGCGAGCAGAACGGAGTCGAGGAAGTGGGCGAGGTTGTAAAGGTTCTCCCGCCCCCGCAGATACGTCCGCGCCGACCGCGCGACGACCACGGTGTCGATCTCCAGCCGCCAGGTCCGCCCCCCGGTGTCGGCGGCCACTCCGAGCACGGGCACCGCATCGGCGATCCGCGCCCGCAGGAAAAGAATCGCGGCGTACCCGGTCTCGAAGTCCTCGAAGCAGCCGGGCGCACGCCCCAGAACCCGATTGTTCCCGCCGACCAGGCGCCAGGCCGGAAGCGCGGCCGAACCCGGCCCGGCGATCGCGGTCTGCGACGGCCCGACGTGAAAGCGAGTATGTGCCATGAGCCCGATACCTCCCCCACACCCCACAAGGACCGGACGCCGGAGGAGAATCAGTAGTCCGAACGTCCGCGAACACTAGTTCCGTGCAGGCCGAAGGTCCCAGCCCACTGCGTCATAGCGGCGACCGAAGTGTTAACGCCGGACATGGCGCGGCCAAACCACAGACATTCGCAGCCCCCTGACCTTGGATGATTCACAGCGCCCCGCCGGTGACCCACAGTGACGATCATCGGTGGCTGCTCATCCGCTTTATCGACGGCTTTGCGCTCCGGCACCGGTTCAGCGGTGCGCGGGGGGCGCGCCGATCATGCGATCGCGCGGACCCGGAGCGCGGGTCGGGCGGGGGTTGGTGGTGCGGGGATGGCGGGTGCGGG from the Catenulispora sp. EB89 genome contains:
- the pstA gene encoding phosphate ABC transporter permease PstA — encoded protein: MTATVEDVEGFEDFENLEGLEGLEGLEAQDANETTIPPEPPESPESPDSTGDGAPPERRRRVRRLKPDALFALLGAAAAAVSLTDLISDWFAPFSGPLGFVVVCYPLFLACYAILVWIDESGPILRDRVMAVVTHSIALLVACVLVLIVGFPILGGLKSLTHLNFYTQDLRVAGPVQPISIGGVRHAVVGTVEQITITLAITVPLGIACAVFMNESPGRLANLVRTVAAATTALPSIVAGLFVFALLILEFGLPKSGLAAALALSIMTLPIIIRASDVVLRLVPGHLKEASYALGASRWRTALRVTIPTARSGLATAVILGAARGIGETSPVLLTAGYTQYTNYDPRRGPQTSLPLATFKLVTSGQPNYITRGYGAAALLMLLVLVLFVAARAVGGKGAGQLNRRQRRRRTVASRRVQARFLERRGGLGASDFEASGLAAIGFAPNDAVPTGPIPNDAVPNNAVPHNATPTDPSERPS
- the pstC gene encoding phosphate ABC transporter permease subunit PstC, whose amino-acid sequence is MTEQSIPAAETVVVDLPPVTGTEPPRAVRLRARGGDRVFLTVLAGSGILVLTVIAVIGGFLGTRASQALRVAGTGFLTTAAWSPGNGTGGASKFGVAGILTGTILIGLVAIVIAVPLAFGTALYISEYAPPRLQPLFTSLIDLMAAVPSVVYGLWGFLFLEHRAVGVAHWMATYLGWIPGFHVTGARVRDPLAPLTVYTASTFIAGIVVGLMITPIVSSLMRESFSQAPLGEREGAYALGATKWGMIRTVVLPFGRGGVIGGAMLGLGRALGETIAVYMIISLVFRIQPHLLQAGASSVAALIAAHYGTATPFELSALMAAGLVLFLLTLVINLAASAIIARSRSGRDSG